A segment of the Sphingobacterium oryzagri genome:
GTGGATCAATTTGTGATGTTTAGCAACTCTCCTCCTATCCCGATGACAAAAAATGGAAGAGCATATTCCTCTTCCGGCGCATCCAGTAACCTTCGGGATGATCAATACGATGATTTTGCCGACTATATGACCAGTGTGGCGACCCATCTTCGTGACGCGCATGGCGTAAACATCAACTATATCAGCCCCATTAACGAGCCACAATACAATTGGGACGGCGCTGGTCAGGAAGGTTCCGGATGGCAAAATACAGAAAGCTTTAAACTGATCGAAGAGCTTGACCGATCTATCCGCGCAAAAAATCTGACGACAAAGATTCTATTTGGCGAGTCGGCAGCTTACAATTATCTGTACGAAGATGCTGATAAGGACGGACGCGCAAATGTGTTGAACAACTTCTTTAGAGAAGGAAGCTCCTTAAATATCGGTAAATTTCCATCCGTAGCCAAGGTCGTGGCGGCCCATAGTTATTGGTTAGATGGCAACTGGAATGTGCTAAACAGCACCAGAGAACGCGTGCAGCAGCAGGTGAGTCAAGCTGGATTAAAACTGTATCAAACAGAATGGAGCATGCTCGGCGATCAGTTCTCGCCGAATGAATTTATCGGATTTGAACAAGCAAGTTACATGGATATCGCGCTTTATCTATCGAAGGTAATCCATACTGATCTTGCCGTAGCAAATGCCGCGTCGTGGTCGTTCTGGACAAGTATGGACTTAGAAAGATGGAGCCATAAAAACCGTTTCTACCTTATTCGTCTTCGTCCTACTGCCGGTGATTACGGCGATGTGCTCGCAGGAGGCACTTACGAAGCCACCAAAACGTTGTGGGTGTTGGGCAATTATAGCCTGTTTATCCGTCCTGGTTACACCCGGGTTAAAATGGAATTAAATGGCCAGGGTGAATCATATTTTGGTTCTGGTTATCTTTCACCTGATCAGAAAACATTCATCGCTGTGTACACCAACAAAAGCAGTGAAGCCAAGCAAATACAGGTTGATCCCGGTCTTGGAACCCCAAAATCTATCATGAGCTACACCACCAGCGAGACGGCAAACTTAAGGGAACAAAGCGTAGCCAATCTTCAGACGGCTATTTCCCTTGCCGGAAAATCTGTAGTCACGGTGAAATACGTATACTAGCATAAAACAAATGAGAAAAACAGGCCTCAACAGGAACGCGATCATGCTTCTCTTCCCAATATTGCTTTTCGGTTCTTTTGTCACAGCAAGCCCGATCGCCCCGTTAATCGACTCGCCGACGACCGACAGCGTTTCGATTAGACCGGTGTTTATTGATGTAGATACGCGATACCAGACGATGGAAAGCTTTATGGCATCCGATTGCTGGATGCCGAACATCGTCGGACAGGATTGGGATAAAAAGCATAAAGAGAATATTGCAAAGCTCCTTTTTTCCAGCAAGATAACAAAGGGCTCGCCTGAAGGCATTGGTCTTTCGGGCTGGCGTTTTGTATTGGGCGGCGGCTCGTATAATCAAGGAGATAGCAGCGATATTTCACAAATTGATCGGCGCGGAGAATCATTTATGGATCCGCAAACGGGCGAAATAGATTGGACCAGGCAGCGCGGCCAACGCTATTTCCTAAAGAAAGCGAAAAAGTATGGCGTAAAGAACTTCGTCCTTTTCAGCATCTCTCCACCGGCATTTATGACAAAGAACGGCAAAGCCTATTCATCTGCTGGTGCCCACGCCAATCTAAAAGAGGATTGCTACGATGATTTTGCCGACTATATGACGGAAACCGTGAAGCAGATTAACAAAAAATACGGTATCAATTTCAATTTTATCAGTCCGCTTAACGAACCGCAGTACGATTGGGAGAAGCCTGCTCAGGAAGGATCCGGATGGCAAAACGAGGAAAGCTACCGCCTGATCCGAGAATTAGATGCCTCGATTACCAAGAAACGCCTACAGACCAACATACTTTTCGGTGAGGCCGTTTCTTACAAATACTTGCTTGACGAAGATGATAAACCCAATAG
Coding sequences within it:
- a CDS encoding glycoside hydrolase, whose product is MCVIVAATFFACQKDVQPTIAPSKKPQLNDSDVLIDTKTTYQQIESFMASDAWMPNIVGTYWDENTKSAIAELLFSKEVANGTPKGIGLSGWRFLLGGGSFNQGSNSGIALVDRRSESFMDPQTGAIDWTKQKGQLYFLDKAKTYGVDQFVMFSNSPPIPMTKNGRAYSSSGASSNLRDDQYDDFADYMTSVATHLRDAHGVNINYISPINEPQYNWDGAGQEGSGWQNTESFKLIEELDRSIRAKNLTTKILFGESAAYNYLYEDADKDGRANVLNNFFREGSSLNIGKFPSVAKVVAAHSYWLDGNWNVLNSTRERVQQQVSQAGLKLYQTEWSMLGDQFSPNEFIGFEQASYMDIALYLSKVIHTDLAVANAASWSFWTSMDLERWSHKNRFYLIRLRPTAGDYGDVLAGGTYEATKTLWVLGNYSLFIRPGYTRVKMELNGQGESYFGSGYLSPDQKTFIAVYTNKSSEAKQIQVDPGLGTPKSIMSYTTSETANLREQSVANLQTAISLAGKSVVTVKYVY
- a CDS encoding glycoside hydrolase codes for the protein MRKTGLNRNAIMLLFPILLFGSFVTASPIAPLIDSPTTDSVSIRPVFIDVDTRYQTMESFMASDCWMPNIVGQDWDKKHKENIAKLLFSSKITKGSPEGIGLSGWRFVLGGGSYNQGDSSDISQIDRRGESFMDPQTGEIDWTRQRGQRYFLKKAKKYGVKNFVLFSISPPAFMTKNGKAYSSAGAHANLKEDCYDDFADYMTETVKQINKKYGINFNFISPLNEPQYDWEKPAQEGSGWQNEESYRLIRELDASITKKRLQTNILFGEAVSYKYLLDEDDKPNRGHLIQDFFTSTGKYSLLKFPNVASVATAHSYWLDGDWATLKSIREDVRDAAKSANIRLFQTEWSMLGDHYHKDEFVGFEQASYMDIALYLAKVIHADLAYADVSSWSYWTSMDVDRYNHKNRFLLIELHPKDGVFGNVREGGDYSPTASLWVLGNYSLFIRPGYVRVKMDVNNKDQDVFGTSYISPDKKTLVSVYTNNSEKSQTVSPNLDVSSLRSIYTYTTSAHSKLNEEQQHTSSSKIKLPAKSVVTVKYNYR